One part of the Bacillus sp. FJAT-27916 genome encodes these proteins:
- a CDS encoding phosphotransferase, whose translation MSRKRAGGTLRGCLLSYFKQMNVPIRAMKPIKPDLMLVQTEKGKTLVAKRFKGEKSLLRQMEFLTLLRESGFHNSYVFSESFPPFEYGAKSIGFLSYIPPHEQSFTYRNQRERAEGLVLLKKMHAASIRISHRLRYLPDLPYNQVSKWKERLAEFKRNETILRPFLPEKVYQGYASMGKWALRELKGQEIGEGEEPVIIHGDLAHHNFLRREDGKLFLIDFDLMARAPAIVDDLQYANRLLVYNGYSLKNILSMRPFRDYAVSREFLIGLGYPTDIYREWNRICRDNLWTDRRRMRVMHEYTLNDYQERLRFFKKIKHAVDNL comes from the coding sequence ATGAGCAGAAAACGTGCAGGAGGCACCCTTAGGGGCTGTCTCCTTTCGTATTTTAAACAGATGAATGTCCCAATCCGGGCAATGAAGCCAATCAAGCCTGATTTAATGCTTGTACAGACAGAGAAGGGCAAGACATTGGTTGCAAAGCGATTCAAAGGCGAGAAAAGCCTTTTAAGGCAAATGGAATTTCTGACTCTCCTTAGAGAATCGGGATTTCATAACTCCTATGTATTCAGCGAGTCTTTTCCTCCATTCGAATATGGTGCAAAAAGCATTGGGTTTCTTTCTTATATCCCGCCTCATGAGCAGTCCTTCACCTATCGAAATCAACGGGAAAGGGCAGAGGGACTTGTATTGCTGAAGAAGATGCATGCCGCATCAATCCGAATCTCTCATCGCCTGAGATATCTGCCTGACCTGCCGTATAATCAGGTGAGTAAATGGAAAGAACGATTGGCAGAGTTCAAACGAAATGAGACCATCTTGAGGCCGTTCCTGCCAGAAAAGGTGTATCAGGGATATGCTTCGATGGGGAAATGGGCACTTAGGGAGCTTAAAGGCCAGGAAATTGGTGAAGGGGAGGAGCCGGTCATCATTCACGGCGACCTTGCCCATCATAACTTCTTAAGGCGGGAGGATGGAAAGCTTTTCTTAATAGACTTCGATCTTATGGCAAGAGCTCCCGCTATCGTTGATGATCTTCAATATGCGAACAGACTATTAGTCTATAATGGCTATTCCCTAAAGAATATTCTGTCTATGCGGCCCTTTCGTGATTATGCAGTCAGCCGTGAATTCTTGATAGGGCTTGGTTATCCGACCGATATTTATCGTGAATGGAACCGTATTTGCCGGGATAATTTGTGGACTGACCGCCGGCGAATGAGGGTCATGCATGAGTATACGCTTAATGATTATCAGGAGAGACTGCGCTTTTTCAAGAAAATCAAGCATGCTGTGGATAATTTGTAA
- a CDS encoding BofC C-terminal domain-containing protein yields MRLRGFITAWALLSLFGIQGAEGPVNIAAEAAVNPSVEVGEPVPIQRTIILQRVYLDGEISEETIEETIISMDDFWRKYDKWLLVDQNDSQLVFQTYVDDISPLLKGNGYFGIKADGTISIFNGKPVKDQVIQSFYQIDLKKLESSQQTELLKGVKIENKERYKQFLEVYKPYSISTMKTLH; encoded by the coding sequence ATGAGGTTACGCGGCTTTATTACAGCTTGGGCTTTGTTGTCTTTGTTTGGGATCCAAGGAGCGGAGGGTCCAGTAAATATAGCGGCAGAGGCTGCGGTCAATCCATCCGTCGAGGTTGGTGAGCCGGTTCCAATACAGCGGACCATCATCTTGCAGCGTGTCTATTTAGACGGAGAAATAAGCGAAGAAACAATTGAGGAAACGATTATTTCAATGGATGACTTCTGGCGGAAATATGATAAATGGCTGCTAGTTGACCAGAATGACAGCCAGCTTGTATTCCAGACTTATGTGGATGATATCTCGCCTCTTTTGAAAGGCAATGGGTATTTTGGAATCAAAGCTGATGGGACAATCAGTATTTTCAATGGGAAGCCAGTAAAAGATCAGGTCATTCAGTCCTTTTACCAAATCGATCTGAAAAAGCTGGAATCAAGCCAGCAAACGGAGCTCTTAAAGGGTGTTAAGATTGAGAATAAGGAGCGGTATAAGCAATTTTTGGAGGTATATAAGCCATACTCCATTTCGACTATGAAAACACTGCACTAA
- the ruvA gene encoding Holliday junction branch migration protein RuvA, whose product MYDFIKGRVDYVCPEYIVIEANGIGYLIQAPNPFVFSGGDEEKKIFVHHYVREDAVALYGFTSREEKKLFMKLLNVTGIGPKGALAVLATGRVDQVVEAIEAEDEKFLVKFPGIGKKTARQMILDLKGKLDDVAPDAFPDLFSTEGGKELSGYSKTNHELEEALLALEALGYSSKEIKKVVAQLEKEKKTTEEYIKDALQLMLK is encoded by the coding sequence GTGTACGATTTCATTAAAGGAAGGGTAGACTATGTCTGTCCTGAATATATAGTAATAGAAGCGAACGGGATTGGCTATCTGATTCAGGCACCCAACCCGTTTGTGTTCTCTGGCGGAGATGAAGAGAAGAAAATCTTTGTTCACCATTATGTCAGGGAGGATGCGGTCGCTCTTTATGGCTTTACTTCCCGCGAGGAGAAGAAGCTGTTTATGAAGCTGCTCAATGTGACAGGAATCGGTCCAAAAGGTGCGCTGGCGGTGCTTGCGACAGGCCGTGTGGATCAAGTTGTTGAGGCTATTGAGGCAGAGGATGAGAAGTTCCTTGTGAAATTCCCTGGAATCGGGAAGAAGACAGCAAGGCAAATGATTCTCGACTTGAAGGGCAAGCTCGATGATGTGGCTCCTGATGCCTTCCCAGATCTATTCTCCACAGAGGGCGGTAAGGAGTTGAGCGGCTACAGCAAGACCAATCATGAACTCGAGGAAGCCTTGCTTGCGCTTGAAGCCCTTGGATATTCAAGCAAGGAGATCAAGAAGGTTGTAGCACAACTTGAGAAAGAAAAGAAAACGACTGAAGAGTATATTAAGGATGCCTTACAGCTCATGCTGAAATAG
- the ruvB gene encoding Holliday junction branch migration DNA helicase RuvB, translated as MDERIMDIEAQNQDEAFEFSLRPQNLSQYIGQDKVKENLRVFIDAAKMREEALDHVLLYGPPGLGKTTLAAIIANEMGVALRTTSGPAIERPGDLAAILSALQPGEVLFIDEIHRLPKSVEEVLYPAMEDFCLDIVIGKGPGARSVRIDLPPFTLVGATTRAGSVSAPLRDRFGVVSRLEYYSEIQLREIVKRTAQVLDTEIDEHAASEIARRSRGTPRIANRLLRRVRDFAQVRGDGNIVFELADYALELMQVDKVGLDQIDRKLLLGIIEKFKGGPVGLDTIAATIGEESGTIEDVYEPYLMQIGFMQRTPRGRVVTDHVYRHFNIEVPNP; from the coding sequence ATGGATGAGAGAATCATGGACATAGAGGCACAAAATCAGGATGAGGCGTTTGAGTTCAGCCTCAGGCCGCAAAACCTCAGCCAGTATATTGGACAGGATAAGGTGAAGGAGAATTTGCGCGTTTTTATAGATGCGGCCAAGATGAGGGAGGAAGCCCTCGACCATGTCCTTTTATACGGACCGCCGGGACTCGGGAAAACGACGCTTGCTGCGATTATTGCCAATGAGATGGGGGTGGCTCTTCGGACAACCTCTGGCCCGGCTATTGAACGCCCGGGTGATTTGGCAGCCATATTGAGCGCCTTGCAGCCTGGAGAGGTATTATTTATTGATGAGATTCACCGCCTGCCTAAATCCGTGGAAGAGGTTCTCTATCCTGCGATGGAAGATTTCTGCCTTGATATTGTCATAGGAAAAGGGCCAGGTGCTAGGTCTGTCCGCATTGATCTTCCTCCGTTTACCCTTGTCGGAGCAACGACAAGAGCGGGCTCCGTTTCAGCCCCGCTGCGGGACAGGTTTGGGGTTGTGTCCCGATTGGAATACTATTCAGAGATTCAATTAAGGGAAATCGTTAAACGTACCGCACAAGTGCTTGATACGGAAATTGACGAGCATGCGGCAAGCGAAATCGCCCGCCGTTCTCGTGGAACCCCGCGGATTGCCAACCGCCTTCTTAGAAGGGTTCGAGACTTCGCCCAGGTGCGTGGTGACGGAAATATTGTGTTTGAACTAGCGGATTATGCCCTTGAGCTCATGCAGGTTGATAAGGTTGGTCTGGATCAAATTGACCGGAAGCTCTTGCTTGGCATTATTGAGAAATTTAAGGGCGGACCTGTGGGCCTGGATACGATTGCAGCGACAATCGGGGAAGAGTCGGGAACAATTGAAGATGTGTATGAGCCGTATTTAATGCAGATTGGGTTTATGCAGCGCACGCCGAGAGGGCGGGTTGTCACCGATCATGTGTACAGACATTTTAATATTGAGGTGCCAAATCCATGA
- a CDS encoding DUF2905 domain-containing protein: protein MNQLPKTIMIVGVVIFAVGFLMQFIKLGRLPGDIIIKKENTTFYFPLMTSIIVSVILTGLLYVIGRFK, encoded by the coding sequence ATGAATCAATTGCCAAAAACGATTATGATAGTGGGTGTGGTTATTTTTGCCGTCGGATTTTTGATGCAATTTATCAAGCTCGGCCGGCTGCCAGGCGACATCATCATCAAGAAGGAGAATACAACCTTCTACTTCCCGTTAATGACCTCCATTATTGTCAGTGTCATATTAACGGGTCTGTTATATGTAATAGGAAGATTTAAATAA
- the queA gene encoding tRNA preQ1(34) S-adenosylmethionine ribosyltransferase-isomerase QueA has protein sequence MKVDLFDFHLPEELIAQTPLEKRAESRLMVLDKQTGDLEHTKFKEITSFLKPGDCLVLNDTKVLPARLYGTKKDTGANIELLLLKQIEGDVWETLAKPAKRIQVGTEVVFGDGQLSAVCVKELEHGGREFEFRYEGIFYEVLEELGEMPLPPYIKERLAERSRYQTVYAREEGSAAAPTAGLHFTEELLEEIKAMGVHLAFITLHVGLGTFRPVSSDTIEGHDMHAEFYQMNAETAELLTKVREEGGKIYSVGTTSTRTLETITRDHDGKFVEASGWTNIFIYPGFEFKAIDGMITNFHLPKSTLIMLISALAGREHVLNAYEMAVKEHYRFFSFGDAMFIK, from the coding sequence ATGAAAGTGGATTTATTTGATTTTCACTTGCCTGAGGAGCTTATTGCGCAAACCCCTCTAGAGAAAAGGGCAGAGAGCCGTTTGATGGTTCTTGATAAGCAAACAGGTGATTTGGAGCATACTAAGTTTAAAGAAATTACCAGCTTTTTAAAGCCTGGGGATTGTCTTGTCCTCAATGATACGAAAGTGCTCCCGGCTAGGCTTTACGGAACGAAGAAGGATACCGGCGCCAATATTGAACTGCTCCTTTTGAAACAAATTGAAGGAGATGTGTGGGAAACACTTGCAAAGCCAGCAAAACGGATTCAAGTGGGTACAGAGGTCGTGTTCGGTGACGGCCAGCTAAGTGCCGTCTGTGTGAAGGAGCTTGAACATGGCGGGAGAGAGTTTGAGTTCCGTTATGAAGGAATCTTCTACGAGGTGCTTGAGGAACTCGGTGAAATGCCTCTTCCTCCATATATTAAGGAGCGTCTTGCGGAACGAAGCCGTTATCAAACGGTGTACGCACGCGAGGAAGGTTCTGCAGCTGCGCCTACAGCAGGTCTTCATTTCACAGAGGAGCTCTTAGAAGAAATCAAGGCAATGGGGGTTCATCTTGCCTTTATTACCCTTCACGTGGGTCTAGGAACATTCCGTCCGGTTTCCTCTGATACGATTGAAGGACATGATATGCATGCGGAGTTTTACCAAATGAATGCTGAGACAGCAGAGCTTTTGACAAAGGTCAGGGAAGAGGGCGGCAAGATTTATTCGGTTGGCACAACTTCCACAAGAACGCTTGAGACCATTACAAGGGATCATGATGGGAAGTTTGTTGAGGCGAGCGGATGGACGAATATCTTTATCTATCCAGGCTTTGAATTCAAGGCGATTGACGGAATGATTACGAATTTCCACCTGCCGAAGTCCACCTTGATCATGCTGATCAGTGCGCTCGCAGGCCGTGAGCATGTATTGAATGCTTATGAAATGGCAGTGAAAGAGCACTATCGCTTCTTCAGCTTTGGCGATGCGATGTTTATTAAGTAG
- the tgt gene encoding tRNA guanosine(34) transglycosylase Tgt, which yields MTAIRYELIKTCKQTGARLGRVHTPHGSFDTPAFMPVGTLATVKTMSPEELKEMGANIILGNTYHLWLRPGTEVIKAAGGLHKFMNWDRAILTDSGGFQVFSLSEFRKIEEEGVHFRNHLNGDKLFLSPEKAMEIQNILGSDIMMAFDECPPYPAEYDYMKKSVERTSRWAERCLKAHARPEDQGLFGIVQGGEYEDLRRQSAEDLVSLDFPGYAVGGLSVGEPKDVMNRTLEFTTPFLPKDKPRYLMGVGSPDSLIDGSIRGIDMFDCVLPTRIARNGTLMTSEGRLVVKNAKYAMDFGPLDPNCDCHVCQNYSRAYIRHLIRCDETFGIRLTSYHNVYFLLNLMKQVRQAIMEDRLGDFREEFFERYGFNKPNAKNF from the coding sequence TTGACAGCTATACGTTATGAATTAATTAAGACTTGTAAACAAACAGGAGCGAGGCTGGGCCGTGTCCATACACCTCATGGCTCCTTCGACACACCTGCGTTCATGCCAGTTGGCACGCTCGCAACGGTAAAGACGATGTCTCCAGAGGAATTAAAGGAGATGGGTGCGAATATTATTCTCGGAAATACGTATCATCTTTGGCTTCGTCCTGGCACAGAAGTCATCAAAGCAGCCGGCGGCTTGCACAAATTCATGAATTGGGACAGGGCAATCCTGACCGATTCTGGTGGCTTCCAAGTGTTTTCTTTAAGCGAGTTCAGGAAAATTGAAGAGGAAGGCGTGCATTTCCGCAATCACCTTAACGGGGATAAACTGTTCCTCTCTCCGGAAAAAGCCATGGAAATCCAAAACATTCTTGGATCTGATATTATGATGGCCTTCGATGAATGCCCTCCATATCCTGCTGAGTATGACTACATGAAGAAATCCGTTGAACGTACATCTAGATGGGCCGAGCGCTGCTTGAAGGCGCATGCTCGTCCCGAAGACCAAGGGCTCTTTGGAATCGTGCAGGGGGGAGAATATGAGGATCTTCGCCGCCAGAGTGCAGAGGATCTTGTATCGCTTGATTTCCCTGGTTATGCCGTTGGCGGACTCAGTGTAGGGGAGCCAAAGGATGTCATGAACCGTACGCTTGAATTCACGACTCCATTCCTTCCAAAGGATAAACCTCGTTACCTCATGGGAGTGGGATCACCGGACTCCTTGATTGACGGCTCCATCCGCGGCATTGATATGTTTGACTGCGTATTGCCGACAAGGATTGCCCGTAATGGAACATTAATGACCTCTGAGGGAAGACTAGTCGTTAAGAATGCCAAATATGCAATGGACTTTGGCCCTCTTGACCCGAATTGTGATTGCCATGTATGTCAAAACTATTCACGCGCTTACATTCGCCACCTTATCAGATGTGACGAAACATTCGGAATACGCTTAACCTCTTATCATAATGTTTATTTTCTGTTAAACTTAATGAAACAAGTTCGACAAGCTATCATGGAGGACAGGCTTGGGGACTTCAGGGAAGAATTTTTTGAGAGATACGGGTTTAATAAACCGAATGCGAAAAACTTCTAA
- the yajC gene encoding preprotein translocase subunit YajC yields the protein MLSQFLLPIILLVFFYLVLIRPQQKRQKETVKMQNDLQKGDKVITIGGLHGTVDAVDEDKVILKSPDGSRLTFEKRCVSQVVQKKESVATAETVTDK from the coding sequence ATGTTATCTCAATTCTTATTGCCAATCATTCTTTTGGTGTTCTTTTACTTGGTATTGATCCGACCACAGCAAAAACGTCAAAAAGAAACAGTTAAGATGCAAAACGATCTCCAAAAGGGAGATAAAGTCATTACTATTGGCGGTTTACACGGAACTGTGGATGCTGTCGATGAAGATAAGGTCATCCTTAAGAGCCCGGATGGTTCACGCTTAACGTTTGAAAAGCGCTGCGTAAGCCAAGTAGTCCAAAAGAAAGAATCCGTAGCAACTGCTGAAACAGTAACGGATAAATAA
- a CDS encoding TIGR04086 family membrane protein, translating into MIPIESRNLGSAILYGVVTIFIMAAVFSLFFSLILRFTNVAESSLTYIIMILSFLTLFIGGFIAGGKGKKQGWLLGGGTGLIYTLIVFLYQYLGLDALFTSKQLIYNACFIVTAMMGGVLGVNLSGGPEMKKT; encoded by the coding sequence CTGATTCCAATCGAATCGAGAAACTTAGGTTCAGCAATTCTATACGGTGTCGTGACGATCTTCATCATGGCTGCCGTATTCAGCCTGTTCTTCTCTCTTATCCTGAGATTCACCAATGTTGCAGAATCTTCCCTGACGTATATCATCATGATTTTGTCTTTTCTCACCCTTTTTATCGGCGGCTTCATTGCGGGCGGGAAAGGAAAGAAGCAAGGGTGGCTCCTTGGGGGCGGGACGGGACTTATTTATACGCTGATTGTCTTTCTCTATCAATACCTCGGTCTTGATGCCTTATTCACATCTAAACAGCTCATCTATAATGCCTGCTTCATCGTGACGGCGATGATGGGCGGTGTCCTCGGCGTAAACTTAAGCGGGGGCCCAGAAATGAAAAAAACCTAG
- a CDS encoding DUF421 domain-containing protein — MDYLMVIWRTVFLYVVIFFVFRIMGKREIGELSLLDLVVFVMIADIAVIGIENYDGEIIEAVLPIVTLFIIQMTIAYASLKLPFLRKVIDGEPTFLIHNGKINQKAMKKLRYNMDDLLMQLREKGVRNISEVEFGIVEASGKLSVYEFVEPAPLAAVKPAPILTLIQDGKVMKENLKGIGRTESWLTAELRRYGHPDLKDVFLCSLEDDALRIFRKE, encoded by the coding sequence ATGGATTATTTAATGGTTATCTGGAGGACAGTGTTTCTTTATGTCGTGATATTTTTTGTATTTCGGATTATGGGAAAGAGAGAAATAGGAGAGTTAAGCCTGCTTGATTTGGTTGTATTCGTCATGATTGCTGATATTGCTGTCATCGGAATTGAGAATTATGATGGAGAGATTATAGAGGCGGTATTGCCTATTGTCACCCTGTTTATCATTCAAATGACCATTGCCTATGCATCCTTGAAGCTCCCCTTCTTGCGCAAGGTGATAGATGGTGAACCGACGTTCCTTATTCATAATGGTAAAATCAATCAAAAGGCGATGAAAAAGCTGCGCTATAACATGGATGACTTATTGATGCAGCTTCGCGAAAAAGGGGTCAGGAATATCAGTGAGGTGGAGTTTGGGATTGTGGAGGCGTCTGGAAAGCTGTCTGTCTATGAATTTGTGGAGCCGGCGCCATTGGCTGCTGTGAAGCCAGCGCCAATCCTTACCCTCATTCAGGACGGAAAAGTCATGAAGGAAAATCTTAAGGGGATTGGACGAACAGAAAGCTGGCTCACAGCTGAGCTTAGGCGATATGGGCATCCTGATTTGAAAGATGTCTTTCTATGCAGCCTGGAGGATGATGCTTTACGCATTTTTAGAAAGGAATGA
- the spoVB gene encoding stage V sporulation protein B, whose amino-acid sequence MSSFIRGTVILMIAGLITRVLGFVNRIVIARFIGEEGVGLYMMALPSLFLVIAAVQLGMPIAISKFVAEATARGDHQKTKKILVVALTVTGGLSAIFTPILFLLAPYLSTHVFTDSRTYYPLIAIIPIIPIAAISAVLRGYFQGKQNMKPHAISMVVEQVIRISMIAALTKAFLPYGIEYAAAGAMIASVIGELASLLYLMFMFKVKKPFRLRKQFFRYAAGGKDTLMELLSISIPATGSRMVGSITWFIEPIVVARSLAAAGVATGVATAQYGELAGYAVPLLMLPSFITISLGVSLVPAVSEAYSKGNIKQVVHRIQQSLRLSFLSGTLAVVVLFVLAHPIMEAVYHNEHAGVYVRFMAPFFIFFFYQGPLNSVLQALNMAKAAMFNSIIGSLVKIVLIITLVAQPSFGIMGAAIAICVSTVLVTMLHFASVMKKISLTIYLHEYLMALIVMVFTGIIGHMLYFNWLTDVPALNRILLSASAMSLFFLAGSMLTGIIRKDEIRRIPIIGTILAALTPFK is encoded by the coding sequence ATGTCTAGTTTTATCAGGGGCACAGTGATCTTGATGATTGCAGGCTTGATTACGAGAGTGCTCGGTTTTGTGAACCGAATCGTCATAGCCCGCTTTATCGGGGAAGAAGGCGTAGGGTTGTATATGATGGCATTGCCCTCCTTATTTCTAGTGATTGCGGCGGTTCAGCTCGGCATGCCGATTGCGATATCAAAGTTCGTGGCAGAAGCAACGGCACGCGGGGACCATCAGAAGACGAAAAAAATTCTCGTTGTAGCGTTAACGGTTACAGGTGGTTTATCTGCCATCTTTACCCCCATCTTATTCTTGCTGGCTCCTTATCTATCCACCCATGTTTTTACAGATTCACGGACATATTATCCTTTAATAGCCATAATCCCCATCATTCCGATTGCGGCTATATCAGCCGTTCTGCGGGGATATTTCCAAGGTAAGCAGAATATGAAGCCCCATGCCATTTCCATGGTGGTTGAACAGGTAATTCGTATCTCCATGATCGCTGCTTTAACAAAGGCTTTTCTGCCATACGGAATTGAATATGCCGCAGCAGGCGCCATGATTGCTTCTGTTATTGGGGAGCTTGCATCGCTCCTTTACTTAATGTTCATGTTTAAAGTGAAAAAGCCCTTCCGTCTTCGCAAACAATTTTTCCGTTATGCTGCAGGAGGCAAGGATACATTGATGGAGCTGCTGTCCATCTCTATCCCGGCAACGGGGAGCCGTATGGTTGGTTCTATCACTTGGTTCATTGAGCCGATTGTCGTAGCGAGAAGCCTTGCCGCAGCAGGTGTCGCAACAGGCGTTGCCACAGCCCAATACGGGGAGCTCGCGGGTTATGCTGTTCCCTTGCTCATGCTGCCTTCCTTTATCACCATATCACTTGGTGTCTCACTTGTCCCAGCTGTAAGTGAGGCCTATTCAAAAGGGAATATTAAGCAGGTTGTTCATCGCATCCAGCAGTCTCTCCGTCTTTCTTTCCTGAGCGGGACGCTCGCGGTGGTCGTTTTATTTGTGTTAGCTCATCCCATCATGGAAGCTGTTTATCATAATGAGCATGCGGGTGTATATGTACGCTTCATGGCTCCATTCTTTATTTTCTTTTTCTATCAGGGGCCGCTTAACTCGGTTCTGCAGGCATTAAATATGGCTAAAGCAGCGATGTTTAACAGCATTATCGGCTCATTGGTCAAGATTGTCTTAATCATTACACTTGTTGCCCAGCCATCATTCGGTATTATGGGAGCTGCAATCGCGATTTGTGTCAGCACTGTCCTCGTGACCATGCTTCATTTCGCCAGTGTCATGAAAAAGATCAGTCTAACCATTTATCTGCATGAATATTTAATGGCGCTTATCGTGATGGTGTTTACCGGCATCATTGGACATATGCTCTATTTCAACTGGCTGACCGACGTTCCTGCCCTAAATCGAATTCTTCTCTCTGCTTCTGCCATGAGCTTATTCTTCTTGGCAGGCAGTATGTTAACTGGAATCATCCGCAAAGATGAAATCCGGAGAATACCAATCATTGGGACAATCCTAGCCGCATTAACACCATTCAAATAA
- a CDS encoding post-transcriptional regulator has translation MAQQHPYEKYRQEMHPALKSKQEEFELLGYPEITEEDIWRCLIQKKWKKANAEARQYEIIQDIMQLKVSDYMNYATTAALIEGESMKKDIAAGLEDFKDLFS, from the coding sequence ATGGCACAACAACACCCATATGAGAAATATCGTCAAGAAATGCATCCTGCGCTGAAAAGCAAGCAGGAAGAGTTTGAGCTGCTCGGCTATCCAGAAATCACAGAGGAGGACATTTGGAGATGTCTGATTCAGAAGAAATGGAAGAAGGCTAATGCTGAGGCACGACAATATGAAATCATTCAAGATATCATGCAGCTGAAAGTGTCAGATTACATGAATTATGCCACTACTGCCGCCTTGATTGAGGGTGAGAGCATGAAGAAGGATATCGCCGCTGGATTGGAGGATTTTAAGGATCTATTCTCGTGA